One Luteolibacter rhizosphaerae DNA segment encodes these proteins:
- a CDS encoding class I SAM-dependent methyltransferase, translating to MSELTAPSWLLRIPEVFAPFAKEILAGLSASPLKELGSDYHLVRLENPALLQESEWAKFVGWNLPVHHAWPCNPQKMDGFIEKAAQGLARKFADVSPQTLLTGPLQTAVAHPYYKHLATNLRGRALQLFPPLPAVAEVESQDPAAPTLFCLLGKEGLFAGLQSPRLANGFYPGGTKFISQSAGISRAGAKLAEALHHLLLHRQPPPQGARWLELGASPGGMTSELLARGYQVTAVDRADLDASLKRKPGLEFIRRDVDAFRPEPRDRFDALLCDMNGDPRVALRQVLRLAANVQTGGLIIFTLKGAGAETASELNAISRACVSYAGTAGVELLSETHLTYNRHEFTLFFEVTR from the coding sequence GTGTCCGAACTCACTGCTCCCTCTTGGCTCCTCCGCATCCCGGAAGTCTTCGCTCCCTTCGCGAAGGAGATCCTCGCGGGCCTCTCGGCGAGTCCTCTGAAGGAGCTCGGCAGCGACTATCACCTCGTCCGCCTGGAGAATCCCGCGCTGCTGCAGGAGTCGGAGTGGGCGAAGTTCGTCGGCTGGAATCTCCCGGTTCATCATGCTTGGCCCTGCAATCCCCAGAAGATGGACGGCTTCATCGAGAAGGCCGCGCAGGGACTGGCTCGCAAGTTTGCGGATGTGTCCCCGCAGACGCTCCTCACCGGCCCGCTCCAGACCGCGGTGGCTCATCCCTACTACAAGCATCTCGCCACCAATCTCCGCGGCCGGGCGCTCCAGCTCTTTCCGCCGCTCCCGGCCGTCGCAGAGGTCGAGTCCCAAGATCCCGCCGCTCCCACGCTCTTCTGTCTCCTTGGGAAGGAAGGTCTTTTCGCCGGTCTGCAGAGCCCCCGCCTCGCGAACGGCTTCTACCCGGGTGGCACCAAATTCATCAGCCAGAGCGCGGGCATCAGCCGCGCCGGTGCCAAGCTCGCGGAGGCCCTCCATCACCTGCTTCTCCATCGCCAGCCCCCGCCGCAGGGCGCCCGCTGGCTGGAGCTGGGAGCCAGCCCCGGCGGGATGACCTCCGAGCTGCTTGCCCGCGGCTATCAGGTCACCGCCGTCGACCGCGCGGATCTCGATGCCAGCCTGAAGCGAAAGCCCGGGTTGGAGTTTATCCGCCGGGATGTCGATGCCTTCCGCCCCGAGCCCCGCGATCGCTTCGATGCTCTCCTCTGCGACATGAATGGCGACCCACGCGTCGCATTGCGTCAGGTGCTGCGCCTCGCGGCGAATGTCCAGACGGGCGGGCTGATTATCTTCACCCTGAAGGGTGCCGGAGCCGAGACCGCCAGCGAGTTGAATGCGATCTCCCGTGCCTGCGTCAGCTACGCCGGTACGGCCGGTGTCGAGCTTCTGTCGGAGACTCACCTAACTTATAACCGTCACGAGTTTACCCTCTTCTTCGAGGTGACCCGTTAG
- a CDS encoding LysR family transcriptional regulator, which produces MNEHPTIDLHCLHLLRLVAKHQGITAASGEAGLSQSALTRQIQLIEARLGLQLFERSTRRLRITPAGSFLLRETAMVSGLLDSAMRRLKEEFSGEQREIRIGVSRSVSLAHLPGLFHGQRRHHPEVKILVSHLGGSALLEALAACRLDLAVLCPPPRLPEGLELSHRIQDSFVVIAGQSGDAPDEQGWSDWVKTQNWIVPPTGTRSRDCIDRWWKERKLQPNVAMEIDSFDVTIQLVALGMGAACVPRRALSTFPRKRQIRRIKLPEPMTRELAIVTPKRGSLPEHVRDFIAEILFR; this is translated from the coding sequence ATGAATGAGCATCCTACGATCGACCTCCACTGCCTTCACTTGCTGCGGCTCGTGGCAAAGCACCAGGGGATCACGGCGGCCTCGGGGGAGGCGGGGCTATCGCAGAGCGCGCTGACGCGGCAAATCCAGTTGATCGAAGCGCGGCTGGGCCTGCAGCTCTTCGAGAGGAGCACCCGGAGGCTCAGAATCACGCCAGCGGGGAGCTTCTTGCTGCGGGAGACCGCGATGGTGTCCGGGCTGCTGGATAGCGCGATGCGACGCCTGAAGGAGGAATTCTCAGGCGAGCAGCGGGAGATCCGGATCGGGGTGTCGCGCAGCGTTTCGTTGGCGCATCTGCCGGGATTGTTTCATGGCCAGCGGCGGCATCATCCGGAAGTGAAGATCCTAGTTTCCCATCTCGGAGGAAGCGCGCTGCTGGAGGCCTTGGCCGCGTGCCGATTGGATCTGGCCGTGCTCTGCCCGCCCCCGCGCCTTCCGGAGGGCTTGGAGCTGAGTCACCGGATCCAAGACAGCTTCGTGGTAATCGCGGGGCAGAGTGGGGACGCTCCGGACGAACAAGGCTGGAGCGATTGGGTGAAGACGCAGAACTGGATCGTGCCGCCGACGGGAACCCGCTCGCGGGATTGCATCGATCGCTGGTGGAAAGAGCGCAAGCTGCAGCCGAACGTGGCGATGGAGATCGATAGCTTCGACGTGACGATCCAGCTCGTGGCACTGGGCATGGGTGCGGCTTGTGTGCCGCGACGGGCTTTGAGCACCTTCCCGCGCAAGCGGCAGATCCGGCGGATAAAATTGCCTGAACCGATGACCCGCGAGCTCGCCATCGTGACACCGAAGAGGGGCAGCCTGCCCGAACATGTGCGCGACTTCATCGCAGAGATCTTGTTCCGCTGA
- a CDS encoding ferredoxin — protein sequence MADRSDKQSKNTPGKFYNDGSCIDCDLCRETAPAFFRRDDDAGASYVWRQPLTPEELALAREAMEGCPTDSIGCDG from the coding sequence ATGGCTGATCGATCCGACAAGCAATCCAAGAACACTCCCGGCAAATTCTACAACGACGGCAGTTGCATCGACTGCGACCTCTGTCGCGAGACCGCCCCTGCTTTCTTCCGCCGCGATGATGATGCGGGCGCCAGTTACGTTTGGCGTCAGCCTCTCACTCCGGAAGAGCTGGCCCTTGCCCGTGAGGCGATGGAGGGCTGCCCGACCGATTCGATCGGCTGCGATGGCTAG
- a CDS encoding low molecular weight protein tyrosine phosphatase family protein — protein MKRVLFLCSRNRLRSPTAEAVFADYPGIAVDSAGLSPDADVRLSGEQVEWADLIVVMEAIHRQRLNKAFGSALKGKRVVVLGIPDDYDYMDPALVELLKARCEPHLK, from the coding sequence ATGAAACGGGTCTTGTTTCTCTGCTCACGCAACCGACTGCGAAGCCCGACGGCGGAGGCGGTGTTCGCGGATTATCCGGGGATTGCGGTGGACTCCGCGGGCCTGAGTCCAGACGCGGATGTGCGGTTATCCGGCGAACAGGTGGAGTGGGCGGATCTGATCGTGGTGATGGAAGCGATCCACCGGCAAAGGCTCAACAAGGCCTTCGGCAGCGCCTTGAAGGGCAAGCGGGTAGTGGTGCTGGGGATCCCCGATGACTACGACTACATGGATCCGGCGCTGGTGGAGCTGCTCAAGGCTCGTTGCGAGCCGCACCTGAAATGA
- a CDS encoding sialate O-acetylesterase: MSRFTRLRRQWSRPALDGPWTLPVDPARLQVFLLMGQSNMAGYGCIRTEDPWQPGDRDPLSGVLSLGGQCTLKSGLARGWTRWRPASHPLHLNQASAAFGLALPFAARLRKQAPDAMIGFVPCAWGGAPIDALGPGSLLYANALGRARIAARSGTLAGVLWHQGETDADHESLAPLHAAKLEALILQLRRDLGTSTLPFLIGDLGGWGDDQRKPASVDRRNIVRSGLRRVATEDSHAAFVESTGLPGVDSVHFGRSALIEFGHRYAAAYLALISGAARNEP; encoded by the coding sequence ATGTCCCGCTTCACCCGTCTCCGCCGTCAATGGTCGCGTCCGGCCTTGGACGGACCTTGGACACTCCCGGTCGATCCTGCGCGCCTGCAGGTCTTCCTGCTCATGGGCCAGTCGAACATGGCGGGCTACGGCTGTATCCGCACGGAAGACCCGTGGCAGCCCGGCGACCGCGATCCCCTTTCCGGCGTTCTCTCGCTCGGCGGGCAGTGCACGCTCAAGTCAGGCCTCGCGCGCGGTTGGACTCGCTGGCGGCCCGCCAGCCATCCGCTCCATCTCAACCAGGCCAGCGCCGCCTTCGGCCTCGCCCTGCCCTTCGCCGCCCGCCTGCGCAAGCAGGCTCCGGATGCGATGATCGGCTTCGTTCCCTGTGCTTGGGGTGGTGCTCCCATCGACGCTCTCGGTCCCGGATCCTTGCTTTACGCAAATGCCCTCGGCCGCGCCCGGATCGCCGCGCGGTCCGGCACTCTTGCCGGGGTGCTGTGGCATCAGGGTGAGACGGATGCGGACCACGAATCCCTCGCCCCGCTCCACGCTGCCAAGCTGGAGGCGCTCATCCTGCAGCTCCGGCGGGACCTAGGCACTTCCACCCTACCCTTCCTCATTGGCGACCTCGGCGGCTGGGGAGATGATCAGCGCAAACCCGCTTCCGTTGATCGCCGGAATATTGTCCGTAGCGGTCTCCGCCGCGTTGCCACGGAAGATTCCCACGCCGCCTTCGTCGAAAGCACCGGCCTCCCCGGCGTCGATTCCGTCCATTTCGGTCGCAGCGCGCTCATCGAGTTCGGCCACCGCTACGCCGCCGCCTATCTCGCGCTCATTTCAGGTGCGGCTCGCAACGAGCCTTGA
- a CDS encoding DUF1287 domain-containing protein yields the protein MAKRRNSHHLGTIEYIGPRPQAKKPQRRPNFLGGWVVLMIAAGAAWFFGKPLVPLLRAQNTVATVESADRLILELSPSAEFGERLAAMALQRTKTPSIYDTAYYQIAYPGGDIPGGGADGKTPKGKAEDLLVRSYRSLGIDLQVLIHEDMTKNFSAYPRLWPTSGPDSNIDHRRIQNLQRYFKHTGAEMAVDTKRPNKSEFKAGDVVVWMLAQGELHCGIVVPGPGDRRDEPWVVHDNGQGPKWENVLTEYQIHGHYRYTGQVGEVAKR from the coding sequence ATGGCGAAGCGTCGGAACAGCCATCATCTCGGCACGATCGAATACATTGGACCGCGTCCGCAGGCCAAGAAGCCGCAGCGCCGTCCCAATTTCCTCGGCGGTTGGGTCGTTCTCATGATCGCGGCCGGTGCCGCGTGGTTCTTCGGAAAACCGCTGGTGCCCCTGCTTCGCGCGCAGAACACGGTGGCCACGGTGGAGAGTGCGGATCGGCTGATCCTCGAGCTCTCGCCCTCCGCCGAGTTCGGCGAGCGCCTCGCCGCGATGGCCCTGCAGCGCACCAAGACTCCTAGCATTTACGACACGGCCTATTACCAGATCGCGTATCCCGGCGGCGACATCCCCGGCGGCGGCGCGGATGGCAAGACGCCCAAGGGCAAGGCCGAGGACCTTCTGGTCCGCAGCTACCGCAGCCTCGGCATCGACCTGCAGGTCCTCATCCACGAGGACATGACCAAGAATTTCTCGGCCTATCCCCGTCTCTGGCCGACCTCCGGCCCGGATTCGAACATCGATCACCGCCGGATCCAGAACCTCCAGCGCTACTTCAAGCACACTGGTGCCGAGATGGCGGTCGATACCAAGCGCCCGAACAAGAGCGAATTCAAGGCGGGCGATGTGGTGGTTTGGATGCTCGCTCAGGGCGAACTTCACTGCGGCATCGTGGTCCCGGGCCCCGGCGACCGCCGCGACGAGCCTTGGGTCGTCCACGACAATGGCCAAGGCCCGAAGTGGGAGAATGTTCTCACCGAGTATCAGATCCACGGCCACTACCGCTACACCGGTCAGGTGGGCGAGGTCGCCAAGCGCTGA